In Corvus cornix cornix isolate S_Up_H32 chromosome 4A, ASM73873v5, whole genome shotgun sequence, one genomic interval encodes:
- the LOC104691657 gene encoding sestrin-3-like isoform X5 yields the protein MIVCPQSVEHPRGSRCQRLPGQVVKMSSSDPDCPQFLFVKVLASRGRLEAVTQQMGYHPQYLDSFLKTQHYLMHMDGPLPFDCRHYIAIMAAARHQCRYLVNLHVLQFLRAGGDPQWLRGLEFIPPKLRNLNEINKILAHRPWLITKEHIEKLLKISEWSWSLAELVHAVVLLAHCHALASFVFGCGCEQDEGLGGPGSLKPLSLGNQCFCEATAGNSCSQELLRINRKRSLDSCMELDSLRERMQRIHVETEGRDEMRLLQQDREEDTDGEVTGATNLACYMQDPDFGYQDFARRDEDQTQVFRVQDYSWEDHGFSLVNRLYSDIGHLLDEKFRMVDGLQSSAMAKRQGCEPSVFKRGIWNYIHCMFGIRYDDYDYAEVNQLLERMLKVYIKTVTCYPEKTNSEMFDRFWKQFKHSEKVHVNLLILEARMQAELLYALQAITQYMIS from the exons GTAGTGAAGATGTCCAGCAGCGACCCTGACTGCCCCCAGTTCCTCTTTGTGAAGGTGCTGGCGAGCCGGGGGCGGCTGGAGGCGGTGACCCAGCAGATGGGCTACCACCCACAGTACCTCGACAGCTTCCTCAAGACGCAGCACTACCTGATGCACATGGATGGCCCACTGCCCTTTGACTGCCGGCACTACATCGCCATCATG GCAGCCGCCCGGCACCAGTGCCGGTACCTGGTGAACCTGCATGTGCTGCAGTTCCTGCGGGCAGGGGGTGACCCCCAGTGGCTGCGCGGCCTCGAATTCATCCCCCCCAAACTCCGCAACCTCAATGAGATCAACAAGATCCTGGCACACCGGCCATGGCTCATCACCAAGGAGCACATTGAG aagctgctgaagaTCAGTGAGTGGAGCTGGTCGCTGGCGGAGCTGGTGCATGCTGTCGTCCTCCTGGCACACTGCCATGCGCTCGCCAGCTTTGTCTTCGGCTGTGGCTGTGAGCAGGATGAGGGGCTGGGCGGCCCAGGCTCGCTGAAGCCATTGTCACTTGGGAACCAGTGCTTCTGTGAGGCCACTGCTGGtaacagctgcagccaggagctgctgcgCATCAACCGCAAGCGG TCCCTGGACTCCTGCATGGAGCTGGATTCCCTCCGGGAACGCATGCAGCGGATCCATGTGGAGACTGAGGGCAGGGACGAgatgaggctgctgcagcaggaccGAGAGGAAG ATACTGATGGGGAAGTCACCGGTGCTACCAACCTTGCATGCTACATGCAGGACCCTGACTTTGGCTACCAGGACTTTGCCCGGCGTGACGAGGATCAGACGCAGGTATTCAGAGTCCAG GATTACTCCTGGGAAGACCATGGCTTCTCACTGGTCAACCGGCTCTACTCTGACATTGGGCATCTCCTGGATGAGAAGTTTAGGATGGTGGATGGTCTGCAAAGCAGTGCCATGGCCAAGCGGCAGGGCTGTGAACCCTCTGTTTTCAAGCGGGGCATCTGGAACTACATCCACTGCATGTTTGGCATTAG GTACGATGATTATGACTATGCAGAAGTGAATCAGCTCCTGGAGCGAATGCTCAAAGTTTACATTAAAACTGTAACCTGCTACCCAGAGAAGACAAACTCAGAAATGTTTGACAGGTTCTGGAAGCAGTTCAAGCACAGTGAAAAG GTGCACGTGAACCTGCTGATCCTGGAAGCCCGgatgcaggcagagctgctgtacGCGTTGCAGGCCATCACCCAGTACATGATCTCCTAG
- the LOC104691657 gene encoding sestrin-3-like isoform X4, producing MIVCPQSVEHPRGSRCQRLPGQVVKMSSSDPDCPQFLFVKVLASRGRLEAVTQQMGYHPQYLDSFLKTQHYLMHMDGPLPFDCRHYIAIMAAARHQCRYLVNLHVLQFLRAGGDPQWLRGLEFIPPKLRNLNEINKILAHRPWLITKEHIEKLLKISEWSWSLAELVHAVVLLAHCHALASFVFGCGCEQDEGLGGPGSLKPLSLGNQCFCEATAGNSCSQELLRINRKRSLDSCMELDSLRERMQRIHVETEGRDEMRLLQQDREEGLSPFADTDGEVTGATNLACYMQDPDFGYQDFARRDEDQTQVFRVQDYSWEDHGFSLVNRLYSDIGHLLDEKFRMVDGLQSSAMAKRQGCEPSVFKRGIWNYIHCMFGIRYDDYDYAEVNQLLERMLKVYIKTVTCYPEKTNSEMFDRFWKQFKHSEKVHVNLLILEARMQAELLYALQAITQYMIS from the exons GTAGTGAAGATGTCCAGCAGCGACCCTGACTGCCCCCAGTTCCTCTTTGTGAAGGTGCTGGCGAGCCGGGGGCGGCTGGAGGCGGTGACCCAGCAGATGGGCTACCACCCACAGTACCTCGACAGCTTCCTCAAGACGCAGCACTACCTGATGCACATGGATGGCCCACTGCCCTTTGACTGCCGGCACTACATCGCCATCATG GCAGCCGCCCGGCACCAGTGCCGGTACCTGGTGAACCTGCATGTGCTGCAGTTCCTGCGGGCAGGGGGTGACCCCCAGTGGCTGCGCGGCCTCGAATTCATCCCCCCCAAACTCCGCAACCTCAATGAGATCAACAAGATCCTGGCACACCGGCCATGGCTCATCACCAAGGAGCACATTGAG aagctgctgaagaTCAGTGAGTGGAGCTGGTCGCTGGCGGAGCTGGTGCATGCTGTCGTCCTCCTGGCACACTGCCATGCGCTCGCCAGCTTTGTCTTCGGCTGTGGCTGTGAGCAGGATGAGGGGCTGGGCGGCCCAGGCTCGCTGAAGCCATTGTCACTTGGGAACCAGTGCTTCTGTGAGGCCACTGCTGGtaacagctgcagccaggagctgctgcgCATCAACCGCAAGCGG TCCCTGGACTCCTGCATGGAGCTGGATTCCCTCCGGGAACGCATGCAGCGGATCCATGTGGAGACTGAGGGCAGGGACGAgatgaggctgctgcagcaggaccGAGAGGAAG GGCTCTCCCCTTTTGCAGATACTGATGGGGAAGTCACCGGTGCTACCAACCTTGCATGCTACATGCAGGACCCTGACTTTGGCTACCAGGACTTTGCCCGGCGTGACGAGGATCAGACGCAGGTATTCAGAGTCCAG GATTACTCCTGGGAAGACCATGGCTTCTCACTGGTCAACCGGCTCTACTCTGACATTGGGCATCTCCTGGATGAGAAGTTTAGGATGGTGGATGGTCTGCAAAGCAGTGCCATGGCCAAGCGGCAGGGCTGTGAACCCTCTGTTTTCAAGCGGGGCATCTGGAACTACATCCACTGCATGTTTGGCATTAG GTACGATGATTATGACTATGCAGAAGTGAATCAGCTCCTGGAGCGAATGCTCAAAGTTTACATTAAAACTGTAACCTGCTACCCAGAGAAGACAAACTCAGAAATGTTTGACAGGTTCTGGAAGCAGTTCAAGCACAGTGAAAAG GTGCACGTGAACCTGCTGATCCTGGAAGCCCGgatgcaggcagagctgctgtacGCGTTGCAGGCCATCACCCAGTACATGATCTCCTAG
- the LOC104691657 gene encoding sestrin-3-like isoform X3, translated as MPSPRQRPSCVSCYLSSRYLWHLAVLCLIAKTTPVAAPSWKRGSLPLAEPRLGWGVLLQRGLFRGELSRACVLQVVKMSSSDPDCPQFLFVKVLASRGRLEAVTQQMGYHPQYLDSFLKTQHYLMHMDGPLPFDCRHYIAIMAAARHQCRYLVNLHVLQFLRAGGDPQWLRGLEFIPPKLRNLNEINKILAHRPWLITKEHIEKLLKISEWSWSLAELVHAVVLLAHCHALASFVFGCGCEQDEGLGGPGSLKPLSLGNQCFCEATAGNSCSQELLRINRKRSLDSCMELDSLRERMQRIHVETEGRDEMRLLQQDREEDTDGEVTGATNLACYMQDPDFGYQDFARRDEDQTQVFRVQDYSWEDHGFSLVNRLYSDIGHLLDEKFRMVDGLQSSAMAKRQGCEPSVFKRGIWNYIHCMFGIRYDDYDYAEVNQLLERMLKVYIKTVTCYPEKTNSEMFDRFWKQFKHSEKVHVNLLILEARMQAELLYALQAITQYMIS; from the exons TCCTCCCGCTACCTGTGGCACTTAGCAGTGCTCTGCCTAATAGCCAAGACTACCCCTGTAGCAGCACCAAGCTGGAAGAGGGGATCTCTGCCCCTTGCAGAGCCCAGGCTTGGCTGGGGCGTTCTGCTGCAGCGGGGGCTGTTCCGGGGAGAGCTAAGCAGAGCGTGTGTCTTGCAGGTAGTGAAGATGTCCAGCAGCGACCCTGACTGCCCCCAGTTCCTCTTTGTGAAGGTGCTGGCGAGCCGGGGGCGGCTGGAGGCGGTGACCCAGCAGATGGGCTACCACCCACAGTACCTCGACAGCTTCCTCAAGACGCAGCACTACCTGATGCACATGGATGGCCCACTGCCCTTTGACTGCCGGCACTACATCGCCATCATG GCAGCCGCCCGGCACCAGTGCCGGTACCTGGTGAACCTGCATGTGCTGCAGTTCCTGCGGGCAGGGGGTGACCCCCAGTGGCTGCGCGGCCTCGAATTCATCCCCCCCAAACTCCGCAACCTCAATGAGATCAACAAGATCCTGGCACACCGGCCATGGCTCATCACCAAGGAGCACATTGAG aagctgctgaagaTCAGTGAGTGGAGCTGGTCGCTGGCGGAGCTGGTGCATGCTGTCGTCCTCCTGGCACACTGCCATGCGCTCGCCAGCTTTGTCTTCGGCTGTGGCTGTGAGCAGGATGAGGGGCTGGGCGGCCCAGGCTCGCTGAAGCCATTGTCACTTGGGAACCAGTGCTTCTGTGAGGCCACTGCTGGtaacagctgcagccaggagctgctgcgCATCAACCGCAAGCGG TCCCTGGACTCCTGCATGGAGCTGGATTCCCTCCGGGAACGCATGCAGCGGATCCATGTGGAGACTGAGGGCAGGGACGAgatgaggctgctgcagcaggaccGAGAGGAAG ATACTGATGGGGAAGTCACCGGTGCTACCAACCTTGCATGCTACATGCAGGACCCTGACTTTGGCTACCAGGACTTTGCCCGGCGTGACGAGGATCAGACGCAGGTATTCAGAGTCCAG GATTACTCCTGGGAAGACCATGGCTTCTCACTGGTCAACCGGCTCTACTCTGACATTGGGCATCTCCTGGATGAGAAGTTTAGGATGGTGGATGGTCTGCAAAGCAGTGCCATGGCCAAGCGGCAGGGCTGTGAACCCTCTGTTTTCAAGCGGGGCATCTGGAACTACATCCACTGCATGTTTGGCATTAG GTACGATGATTATGACTATGCAGAAGTGAATCAGCTCCTGGAGCGAATGCTCAAAGTTTACATTAAAACTGTAACCTGCTACCCAGAGAAGACAAACTCAGAAATGTTTGACAGGTTCTGGAAGCAGTTCAAGCACAGTGAAAAG GTGCACGTGAACCTGCTGATCCTGGAAGCCCGgatgcaggcagagctgctgtacGCGTTGCAGGCCATCACCCAGTACATGATCTCCTAG
- the LOC104691657 gene encoding sestrin-3-like isoform X1, with protein sequence MPSPRQRPSCVSCYLSSRYLWHLAVLCLIAKTTPVAAPSWKRGSLPLAEPRLGWGVLLQRGLFRGELSRACVLQVVKMSSSDPDCPQFLFVKVLASRGRLEAVTQQMGYHPQYLDSFLKTQHYLMHMDGPLPFDCRHYIAIMAAARHQCRYLVNLHVLQFLRAGGDPQWLRGLEFIPPKLRNLNEINKILAHRPWLITKEHIEKLLKISEWSWSLAELVHAVVLLAHCHALASFVFGCGCEQDEGLGGPGSLKPLSLGNQCFCEATAGNSCSQELLRINRKRSLDSCMELDSLRERMQRIHVETEGRDEMRLLQQDREEGLSPFADTDGEVTGATNLACYMQDPDFGYQDFARRDEDQTQVFRVQDYSWEDHGFSLVNRLYSDIGHLLDEKFRMVDGLQSSAMAKRQGCEPSVFKRGIWNYIHCMFGIRYDDYDYAEVNQLLERMLKVYIKTVTCYPEKTNSEMFDRFWKQFKHSEKVHVNLLILEARMQAELLYALQAITQYMIS encoded by the exons TCCTCCCGCTACCTGTGGCACTTAGCAGTGCTCTGCCTAATAGCCAAGACTACCCCTGTAGCAGCACCAAGCTGGAAGAGGGGATCTCTGCCCCTTGCAGAGCCCAGGCTTGGCTGGGGCGTTCTGCTGCAGCGGGGGCTGTTCCGGGGAGAGCTAAGCAGAGCGTGTGTCTTGCAGGTAGTGAAGATGTCCAGCAGCGACCCTGACTGCCCCCAGTTCCTCTTTGTGAAGGTGCTGGCGAGCCGGGGGCGGCTGGAGGCGGTGACCCAGCAGATGGGCTACCACCCACAGTACCTCGACAGCTTCCTCAAGACGCAGCACTACCTGATGCACATGGATGGCCCACTGCCCTTTGACTGCCGGCACTACATCGCCATCATG GCAGCCGCCCGGCACCAGTGCCGGTACCTGGTGAACCTGCATGTGCTGCAGTTCCTGCGGGCAGGGGGTGACCCCCAGTGGCTGCGCGGCCTCGAATTCATCCCCCCCAAACTCCGCAACCTCAATGAGATCAACAAGATCCTGGCACACCGGCCATGGCTCATCACCAAGGAGCACATTGAG aagctgctgaagaTCAGTGAGTGGAGCTGGTCGCTGGCGGAGCTGGTGCATGCTGTCGTCCTCCTGGCACACTGCCATGCGCTCGCCAGCTTTGTCTTCGGCTGTGGCTGTGAGCAGGATGAGGGGCTGGGCGGCCCAGGCTCGCTGAAGCCATTGTCACTTGGGAACCAGTGCTTCTGTGAGGCCACTGCTGGtaacagctgcagccaggagctgctgcgCATCAACCGCAAGCGG TCCCTGGACTCCTGCATGGAGCTGGATTCCCTCCGGGAACGCATGCAGCGGATCCATGTGGAGACTGAGGGCAGGGACGAgatgaggctgctgcagcaggaccGAGAGGAAG GGCTCTCCCCTTTTGCAGATACTGATGGGGAAGTCACCGGTGCTACCAACCTTGCATGCTACATGCAGGACCCTGACTTTGGCTACCAGGACTTTGCCCGGCGTGACGAGGATCAGACGCAGGTATTCAGAGTCCAG GATTACTCCTGGGAAGACCATGGCTTCTCACTGGTCAACCGGCTCTACTCTGACATTGGGCATCTCCTGGATGAGAAGTTTAGGATGGTGGATGGTCTGCAAAGCAGTGCCATGGCCAAGCGGCAGGGCTGTGAACCCTCTGTTTTCAAGCGGGGCATCTGGAACTACATCCACTGCATGTTTGGCATTAG GTACGATGATTATGACTATGCAGAAGTGAATCAGCTCCTGGAGCGAATGCTCAAAGTTTACATTAAAACTGTAACCTGCTACCCAGAGAAGACAAACTCAGAAATGTTTGACAGGTTCTGGAAGCAGTTCAAGCACAGTGAAAAG GTGCACGTGAACCTGCTGATCCTGGAAGCCCGgatgcaggcagagctgctgtacGCGTTGCAGGCCATCACCCAGTACATGATCTCCTAG